The sequence GACATAGTTCGTGATGCGGCTTAGAAGGAGAATGAAAATATGAAAAGCGATTTCGTCCATCCTTTCGTGGATGCCGCCGTCAAAGTGATGGAAGAGGCCACGGGGACCAGGGTCCGCCGCGGCAGCGTGGCACTGATAGCCTCGCCCATCTCCACCCTGGGGGTGGCCAGCATCATCGGGATACTGGGAGAGGCCGAGGGGCGGATGGTGATAGATCTCTCTCCCGAAACCGCCTGCAAGCTGGCCTCCAGCATGAACGGTCAGGAAATATCCGAATACGACGAACTGGTC is a genomic window of candidate division TA06 bacterium containing:
- a CDS encoding chemotaxis protein CheX; the protein is MKSDFVHPFVDAAVKVMEEATGTRVRRGSVALIASPISTLGVASIIGILGEAEGRMVIDLSPETACKLASSMNGQEISEYDELVTSTINELANMVGGRAVSELVNRGHQLDITPPTIFTGREMEVSNTELETVVVPLETDFGPVMLNIAVRIK